Sequence from the Microbacterium sp. 1.5R genome:
TCGGGCGGAATCCGCTCGCCCACTCGTAGTTGTCGAGTGCGCTCCAGTGCTGGTAAGCCTTGACCTCGATGCCGTCGGAGATGGCACGGTGGAGTCCCTCGAGAGCACCCTGGGTATAGGCGATGCGCCGCGTGTCGTCGCCGGTCGCGATGCCGTTCTCCGTGACGAGCACCGGCACGCCGCCGCTGCGCTCCCACGCGCTGCGCACGCCCATCTCGAGCGCCTCGGGGAAGAACTCCCAGCCGGTGAGCGTGGTCTCGACGTCGTCGGCGACCGGACGCGGACCCTCGGGGCCGATGAAGGTGCGGGTGTAGGCCTGCACGCCGACGAAGTCGTCACCGGCCGACTGATCGAGGTACCAGTGGTCGCGGGGGTCGCCGTACTCGGCCAGCATCTCGTCCGCCCCCGGCTCACCGGTGGAGTGGAAGGCCTGCGTCGCGATCGTCCATCCGGCCTGCACGCCCGAGACGGAATGCAGGATCTCGGAGGCCCGGTGGTGCGCGTCGAGCAGCGTGTCCGCGACGGCGAGGTCGGGGTTCGGCAGTCCGAAGGCGACGAGGTTCGAGGCATCCTCTCCCCCGGCGAGCATCGCCGCGATGTTCGGCTCGTTGATCGTGCAGACGTAGGTCACGCCCTCGAGGATCGGCAGCACGGTCTCGACGTAGCGGGAGAACAGGTCGACCGCGTCGTCCGCACGCCAGAAGCCGTCCTTCTGGAACCACTGCGGCACCGTGAAGTGCATCAGCGTCACCGTCGGGTCCAGACCGTTCTCCCGGGCCGTGTCGATCATGCGGCGGTAGTGATCCAGCATCGCCCGCGACACGAAGCCGCGCTCGGGCTCGATGCGCGCCCACTCCATCGAGAAGCGGTACGAGTTCAGACCGGCATCCGCCAGCAGCCGCATGTCCTCCGGGTACCGGTGGAAGTGGTCGGCGGCATCGCCCGAGGGCTCCACCATCGTCGAGCCCGGAGCATGCTCCATGGCCCACCAGTTGCTGGTCGTGTTGTTCCCCTCCACCTGATGGGCTGCGGTCGCAGCGCCCCAGAGAAAGCCGTCAGGGAATGTGAGCACGAGTGCTCCTCTCTATTTCGAGATTCGGGATGGGTTGGGCACGGCGTCGAGCAGCTGCACCGTGTACGGGTCCTCCGGATGCTGGAGGACCTGAGAGGTCTCACCGCGCTCGACGACGCGACCGCCGTTGAGCACGAGGATGTTCTCGGTGACGAGCCGCGCGCTGAGCAGGTCGTGCGTGATGTAGAGCATGCTGATGCCCCACCTCTCGCGCAGGTCTTCGAGCAGCGCGAGCACTCCGGCACGCAGCGACACGTCGAGCATCGACACCGGCTCGTCGGCGATCAGCACCTGCGGATCGCTCGCGAGCGCCCGGGCGATGACCACGCGCTGACGCTGACCGCCTGAGAGCTGATGCGGCAGCTTGGCCGCGAACTGCTCGACAGGTGTCAGGCCCACGGTCTCGAGGAGCTCGAGCACGCGGGCTCTCGCCTCGTCACCGCGCAACGGCGTGTAGTTGCGGATCGGTCGGCTCAGCGCGTACTCCACCGTGTGCAGCGGGTTGAGCGCGGCATACGGATCCTGGAACACCATCTGCACGTCCTTGCGCAGGTCGCGCAGGCCCGCACGGCGCAGGGCCGCGACGTCGACATCGCCGAAGCGCACCGTGCCCTCGGTCGGCTTCTCGACACCGGTGATCAGCTTCGCGATCGTCGACTTGCCCGAGCCGGAGGCGCCGACGAGTGCCAGGGCCTCGCCGGGTTCGAGTCGGAACGACACATCGTCGACCGCGGTGACGGGCTGCTCGCCCCGACGCGGAGCCGGATACCGCTTCGACACGCCCTCGACCACGATCGCGGCGTCCGCCCGGCGCGTGTCGCGCTGCGACACGGTGGGCAGGGTCTCGGTCAGGTCGGTGCGTGAGCGCCCCTCGCGACGGCGCGTGCCGAGGTCGACGAACCCGGGGATCGAGATCGACTCGGCCCGAGGATCGGCGTAGTGGCTCAGCAGCATCCGCGTGTA
This genomic interval carries:
- a CDS encoding glycoside hydrolase family 1 protein, with protein sequence MLTFPDGFLWGAATAAHQVEGNNTTSNWWAMEHAPGSTMVEPSGDAADHFHRYPEDMRLLADAGLNSYRFSMEWARIEPERGFVSRAMLDHYRRMIDTARENGLDPTVTLMHFTVPQWFQKDGFWRADDAVDLFSRYVETVLPILEGVTYVCTINEPNIAAMLAGGEDASNLVAFGLPNPDLAVADTLLDAHHRASEILHSVSGVQAGWTIATQAFHSTGEPGADEMLAEYGDPRDHWYLDQSAGDDFVGVQAYTRTFIGPEGPRPVADDVETTLTGWEFFPEALEMGVRSAWERSGGVPVLVTENGIATGDDTRRIAYTQGALEGLHRAISDGIEVKAYQHWSALDNYEWASGFRPTFGLIGFDHETFERSPKPSLAWLGEVARRNGL
- a CDS encoding ABC transporter ATP-binding protein, with protein sequence MSAMEANIPTDDVLLDVQGLSVEYASPGTTPVTAVEDVSFTLRRGEFVGLVGESGSGKSTLGFALTRLQKPPARISGGRILFDGRDIRELDAEELRRQRQGGFAMVLQSGMNALNPVRTIGNHFRDIFAAHGHVARDDRDARARELIGKVGLDPAVLARYPSELSGGMRQRTSIALALSLEPQLMVFDEPTTALDVLVQHAVMDTIKDLQRTEHFTAILISHDLGIVLEATDRVMVMHEGRIVEDAPSLDILQRPQDEYTRMLLSHYADPRAESISIPGFVDLGTRRREGRSRTDLTETLPTVSQRDTRRADAAIVVEGVSKRYPAPRRGEQPVTAVDDVSFRLEPGEALALVGASGSGKSTIAKLITGVEKPTEGTVRFGDVDVAALRRAGLRDLRKDVQMVFQDPYAALNPLHTVEYALSRPIRNYTPLRGDEARARVLELLETVGLTPVEQFAAKLPHQLSGGQRQRVVIARALASDPQVLIADEPVSMLDVSLRAGVLALLEDLRERWGISMLYITHDLLSARLVTENILVLNGGRVVERGETSQVLQHPEDPYTVQLLDAVPNPSRISK